From one Agrobacterium fabrum str. C58 genomic stretch:
- a CDS encoding oxalate decarboxylase family bicupin: METLTRRAVLAIGAVGGTALAASTAGAASFGNPDQPAEGAINANAAGLSDPGPKNPAINDQFPSFQSPPATDVGDMQLFWASFNNAAKRIQNGGWARQVTKSDFAISDAVSGVNMRLGPGGIREMHWHRAAEWAIMTNGRCRITVLDPQGRAYVQDVEAGDLWYFPAGYPHSLQGLGPDGCEFVIVFDEGDQSEYGTLLLTDWLAHTSPELLAKNFGVAQDVFRNIPLQNLWIFQGKEPGPLSKDQEAVAGTGLPPFPFTYKLAASKPLKENAAGVIRLADSSAFTVSKTIAAAIETIKPGGVREMHWHPNADEWQYWIKGEGRMTVFDAGPRSQTADFRAGDIGYVKRSQGHIIENTGKTDLQFVAVFKAAEYQEVSLSSWLTHTPPALVAQHLNVSIEDVAKFPANQPAIMPG, translated from the coding sequence ATGGAAACGTTGACCAGACGCGCAGTCCTCGCAATCGGCGCCGTCGGCGGCACCGCCCTTGCCGCCAGCACGGCCGGAGCAGCATCTTTCGGCAATCCCGATCAGCCAGCCGAAGGAGCAATCAATGCCAATGCCGCAGGGCTCAGCGACCCCGGCCCGAAAAACCCCGCGATCAACGACCAGTTTCCATCATTCCAGAGCCCGCCGGCGACCGATGTCGGCGACATGCAGCTTTTCTGGGCGTCGTTCAACAATGCCGCCAAACGTATCCAGAACGGCGGCTGGGCCCGTCAGGTGACCAAGTCGGACTTCGCGATTTCGGATGCCGTCTCCGGCGTCAACATGCGGCTGGGACCGGGGGGCATTCGTGAGATGCACTGGCACCGGGCCGCCGAATGGGCGATCATGACCAATGGCCGCTGCCGCATCACCGTGCTCGATCCGCAGGGTCGCGCTTATGTGCAGGATGTCGAGGCCGGTGATCTCTGGTATTTTCCGGCCGGTTATCCCCATTCGCTGCAGGGACTTGGTCCTGACGGGTGCGAATTCGTCATCGTGTTCGACGAAGGCGACCAGTCCGAATACGGCACCCTGCTGTTGACCGACTGGCTGGCGCATACCTCCCCCGAACTGCTGGCCAAGAATTTCGGCGTCGCACAGGATGTGTTCCGCAACATTCCGCTGCAGAACCTCTGGATATTCCAGGGCAAGGAGCCGGGTCCACTGTCCAAGGATCAGGAAGCGGTTGCCGGCACCGGTCTTCCGCCTTTTCCCTTCACCTACAAACTTGCGGCATCAAAACCGCTGAAGGAAAATGCTGCCGGCGTCATTCGCCTTGCGGACAGCAGCGCCTTTACCGTGTCCAAAACCATTGCCGCCGCCATTGAAACGATCAAGCCGGGCGGCGTGCGCGAAATGCACTGGCATCCCAATGCGGACGAATGGCAATACTGGATCAAGGGTGAAGGCCGGATGACCGTGTTCGACGCGGGTCCACGCAGCCAGACCGCCGATTTCCGCGCCGGCGATATTGGTTACGTGAAAAGGAGCCAGGGCCACATCATCGAAAATACCGGAAAGACCGATCTGCAATTCGTCGCGGTCTTCAAGGCTGCCGAATACCAGGAGGTTAGCCTGTCGTCCTGGCTGACGCACACCCCGCCGGCGCTGGTCGCCCAGCACCTGAATGTCAGCATTGAGGATGTGGCGAAATTTCCCGCCAACCAGCCGGCGATCATGCCGGGCTGA
- a CDS encoding response regulator transcription factor: MPPVPVIAVVDDDPAIREAMDDLIMSFGYECRLFASAEHFLESQQQAGIDCIVVDVKMPGLSGIELQSELNRRGSHPPMIFVTSYEDERTRNAALSGGALAFLRKPVNIGNLIGCLESVLGQRP, translated from the coding sequence TTGCCCCCCGTTCCCGTCATTGCCGTCGTCGACGACGATCCCGCTATCCGCGAAGCCATGGATGATCTCATCATGTCCTTCGGTTACGAATGCCGCCTGTTTGCATCTGCCGAGCATTTTCTGGAGTCGCAGCAGCAGGCGGGCATCGACTGCATCGTCGTGGATGTGAAAATGCCCGGTCTGTCCGGCATAGAGTTGCAGAGCGAGCTGAACCGGCGTGGCAGCCATCCGCCGATGATATTCGTAACCTCCTACGAGGATGAACGCACCCGGAATGCGGCCCTGAGCGGCGGCGCTTTGGCTTTTCTTCGCAAGCCGGTCAATATCGGCAATCTGATCGGATGCCTGGAATCCGTTCTCGGCCAGCGGCCCTGA
- a CDS encoding response regulator transcription factor — protein sequence MSEPRKTTKEPLSPVVFIVDDDVSMREALTDLFRSMKFDAEAFDSAAAFLEKANLNRHGCLLLDVRLPGISGLDFQVQLERVGNRMPIIFMTGFGDIPMSVRAMKAGAVDFLTKPFKEQDILDAVAAAMERDASRRRESAQNEAVTSLAGQLTPREREVMGAVVRGLMNKQIAYELGISEVTVKLHRGNVMRKMEARSVADLVRKAELIGEKLRPPVS from the coding sequence ATGTCTGAGCCACGCAAGACAACGAAGGAGCCGCTTTCACCCGTCGTTTTCATCGTCGATGACGATGTGTCGATGCGGGAGGCGCTTACCGATCTTTTCCGCTCCATGAAATTCGATGCCGAAGCTTTCGACAGCGCCGCCGCTTTCCTCGAAAAAGCTAATCTGAACCGGCACGGCTGCCTGCTGCTGGATGTGCGGCTTCCGGGCATAAGCGGCCTTGATTTCCAGGTGCAGCTGGAACGCGTCGGCAACAGGATGCCGATCATTTTCATGACCGGCTTCGGTGATATTCCGATGAGCGTGCGGGCGATGAAGGCGGGAGCCGTGGATTTTCTGACCAAGCCCTTCAAGGAACAGGACATTCTGGATGCCGTCGCGGCTGCGATGGAACGGGATGCGTCACGCCGCCGCGAAAGTGCCCAGAACGAGGCCGTCACCTCCCTTGCCGGACAACTGACGCCAAGGGAGCGTGAGGTCATGGGCGCCGTTGTCCGCGGCCTGATGAACAAACAGATCGCCTACGAACTCGGTATCAGCGAAGTTACCGTGAAGCTGCACCGGGGCAATGTGATGCGCAAAATGGAGGCAAGATCGGTGGCCGACCTTGTTCGGAAGGCGGAACTGATCGGCGAGAAGCTCCGACCACCTGTATCTTAG
- a CDS encoding sensor histidine kinase: MSIASRMFRAREPEGGTHHLAFGLGALALAAAVFYVDTYTDIEGAIAVLYVITILLAAQAITRSGLIAISCICAILSLLSYGATHAEDADFQSALRLVVALAALAVTTMLLLKTETARLAMLSVNAALKESEERYRSIFDRTRVALWERDYSKLHALLMGLRQQGITDMHAHARANPGFTQQCIDLITVVASNEAGKEMLGYDSSIRGTLQQSVVSASSKFVDVLQAIMDNRRVFEDKVVVRTDSGEDKLVLLSISFPAEAASFNRVVVSMVDVTQREMELKALAEAQAELTKASKAAAVGAMSASLSHELNQPLGAIIVNAQTLLRWLDRDPPDLAAARRSAERMIRDGERASDIIQNTRSLLAHTSGKVETFDLDEFIDETLSLLEHELERSGTTVHVENEATPPITAVRIELQQVLINLLTNAIQAMDEAGISNRTITVRKEREDGDNIQIAVEDSGPGFPAQMKDKLFSPFFTTKETGMGMGLSICRTTLEARGGRLTGDNHPLGGAVFTISMPISQEMEHV; this comes from the coding sequence ATGTCGATTGCGTCAAGGATGTTTCGTGCTCGCGAGCCGGAAGGCGGAACGCACCATCTGGCCTTTGGCCTTGGGGCGCTGGCGCTGGCGGCCGCGGTATTTTACGTCGATACCTATACCGACATAGAAGGCGCGATCGCGGTGCTCTATGTGATCACGATCCTTTTGGCCGCCCAGGCGATAACCCGGTCCGGACTGATCGCGATCTCCTGTATCTGCGCCATTCTTTCCCTGTTGTCCTATGGGGCAACGCATGCAGAGGACGCGGATTTCCAGTCGGCCCTTCGATTGGTCGTCGCCCTTGCAGCACTTGCCGTCACGACCATGCTGCTTCTGAAAACGGAAACCGCCCGACTGGCGATGTTGTCCGTCAACGCGGCGCTGAAGGAAAGCGAGGAGCGCTATCGCTCCATTTTCGACCGCACGCGCGTCGCACTCTGGGAGCGTGACTATTCGAAGCTTCACGCTCTGCTCATGGGCCTCAGGCAGCAGGGGATTACCGACATGCACGCCCATGCACGCGCCAATCCGGGTTTCACGCAACAATGTATCGATCTCATCACGGTCGTTGCTTCGAACGAAGCCGGTAAGGAAATGCTGGGCTACGACTCCTCGATCCGCGGTACCCTTCAGCAATCGGTCGTTTCCGCCTCCAGCAAGTTCGTTGATGTGTTGCAGGCGATCATGGACAACCGCCGTGTCTTCGAAGACAAGGTCGTGGTACGCACCGACAGCGGCGAAGACAAGCTTGTGCTGCTTTCCATCAGTTTCCCCGCGGAGGCGGCCTCCTTCAACCGGGTGGTGGTCAGCATGGTGGATGTCACTCAGCGCGAAATGGAGCTGAAGGCGCTGGCGGAAGCACAGGCGGAACTGACGAAGGCCTCCAAGGCGGCGGCTGTCGGCGCCATGTCCGCATCGCTCTCTCACGAATTGAACCAGCCGCTCGGTGCCATCATCGTCAATGCGCAGACATTGCTGCGGTGGCTCGATCGCGATCCGCCGGATCTCGCGGCCGCCCGCCGCTCGGCCGAACGCATGATCCGCGATGGCGAGCGCGCCAGTGACATCATCCAGAACACACGCAGCCTGCTCGCCCATACCAGCGGCAAGGTGGAAACCTTCGACCTCGATGAGTTCATCGATGAAACGCTCAGCCTTCTCGAACATGAGCTGGAGCGCAGCGGCACCACGGTCCATGTGGAAAATGAGGCCACGCCGCCGATAACGGCCGTCAGGATCGAATTGCAGCAGGTTCTCATCAACCTCCTCACCAATGCCATTCAGGCAATGGACGAGGCGGGTATCAGCAATCGCACCATCACGGTACGAAAAGAGCGCGAAGACGGGGATAATATTCAGATCGCGGTTGAGGACAGTGGCCCCGGCTTTCCCGCGCAGATGAAAGACAAGCTGTTTTCGCCGTTTTTCACGACGAAGGAGACGGGAATGGGCATGGGGCTTTCCATTTGCCGCACGACATTGGAAGCACGCGGCGGCAGGCTGACCGGTGACAATCATCCTCTCGGCGGGGCGGTCTTTACCATTTCCATGCCGATCAGCCAGGAGATGGAACATGTCTGA
- a CDS encoding FdhF/YdeP family oxidoreductase: MAEERPEGIEKYNHPAGGWDALKAVAKTLAHQQIIAQGTMTLLKANQPEGFDCPGCAWPDPQHTSSFEFCENGAKAITWESTAKRSGPEFFAQHTVSELWQWTDHKLEDAGRLTLPLHYNADSDRYEPIAWHDAFHLIAQELNKLDNPDKAEFYTSGRASNEAAFLYQLFVRAYGTNNFPDCSNMCHEATSVGLPKSIGVGKGTVTLEDFDYADAIFSFGHNPGTNHPRMMTTLHNAAKRGVPIVVFNPLKERALERFAAPQDPIEMATLSSTPIASAYHQLRTGGDLAALKGIMKAVFELDAENLGAGGAGVLDRAFIEEHTAGLEALRADIDATSWDIISSVSGLTKEALESAARIYVKASNVIICYGMGITQHAKGTGNVQQIANLLLLRGNMGRPGAGIAPIRGHSNVQGDRTVGITEIPNKALLDGMERAFGFRPPAEKGHNAIEAIEAIIAGKSRALICLGGNLAVAMSDTAATFEGMRKLDLVVHIATKLNRSHLLTARTSLILPCFGRTDLDTQASGPQAVTVEDSMSMVHASRGFLNPPGELVRSEPAIIAAIAKATVGNRYGIDWDWLIADYDRVRDKIEEVFPDFRDFNSRVRMKGGFRLDVAASYRRWNTESGKANFLVATGLEEDPLISNPDALVLTTIRSHDQYNTTIYGMDDRYRGVFGRRDIIFMNRHDLAERGLKDGDRIDIHGIGAESADRHLVQGFTAVEYNIPKGSAAGYYPEMNAVVALGHYDRLSGTPSYKGVPITISPAAT; this comes from the coding sequence ATGGCAGAAGAACGGCCGGAAGGTATTGAAAAATACAATCACCCAGCCGGTGGCTGGGATGCATTGAAGGCCGTCGCGAAGACGCTCGCGCATCAGCAGATCATCGCGCAGGGCACCATGACGCTGCTCAAGGCCAATCAGCCCGAGGGTTTCGACTGTCCCGGCTGCGCCTGGCCCGATCCCCAACACACCTCATCCTTCGAGTTCTGCGAAAACGGCGCCAAGGCCATCACCTGGGAATCGACCGCGAAACGATCCGGGCCTGAGTTCTTCGCGCAGCATACGGTTTCCGAACTGTGGCAGTGGACGGATCACAAGCTGGAAGATGCCGGCCGGCTGACCCTTCCCCTGCATTACAACGCCGACAGCGATCGCTACGAGCCAATCGCCTGGCACGATGCCTTCCATCTGATCGCGCAGGAATTGAACAAGCTCGATAATCCCGACAAGGCGGAATTCTACACTTCCGGCCGGGCCTCCAACGAGGCTGCGTTTCTCTATCAGCTTTTCGTGCGCGCCTATGGGACGAACAATTTCCCTGACTGTTCCAACATGTGCCACGAGGCGACCAGCGTCGGGCTTCCGAAATCCATCGGCGTCGGCAAAGGCACGGTAACGCTGGAGGATTTTGATTATGCCGATGCGATCTTCAGCTTCGGCCACAATCCCGGCACCAACCATCCGCGGATGATGACGACGCTGCACAATGCCGCCAAACGCGGCGTGCCGATCGTCGTCTTCAATCCGCTGAAGGAACGGGCGCTGGAACGCTTCGCCGCACCACAGGACCCGATCGAAATGGCGACGCTGTCGTCGACGCCCATCGCCTCCGCCTATCATCAGCTCCGCACCGGCGGCGATCTCGCCGCCCTGAAGGGCATCATGAAGGCGGTGTTCGAACTGGATGCGGAAAACCTTGGTGCGGGTGGCGCCGGCGTGCTCGATCGAGCCTTCATCGAGGAACACACGGCCGGCCTCGAGGCGCTGCGTGCCGATATCGATGCGACCTCCTGGGACATCATCTCATCCGTCAGCGGACTGACGAAAGAGGCGCTTGAAAGCGCTGCCCGGATTTATGTGAAGGCCTCGAACGTCATCATCTGTTACGGCATGGGCATCACGCAGCACGCCAAGGGCACCGGCAATGTGCAGCAGATCGCAAACCTGCTCTTGCTGCGCGGCAATATGGGCCGCCCGGGCGCTGGCATAGCGCCCATTCGCGGCCATTCCAACGTGCAGGGAGACCGCACCGTCGGCATTACCGAAATCCCGAACAAGGCGCTGCTGGATGGCATGGAGCGCGCTTTCGGTTTTCGGCCGCCTGCGGAAAAGGGGCATAATGCCATCGAAGCCATCGAGGCGATCATTGCCGGGAAATCCCGGGCGCTCATCTGCCTTGGCGGAAATCTCGCCGTCGCCATGTCGGATACGGCCGCGACCTTCGAGGGCATGCGCAAACTCGATCTCGTCGTTCACATTGCGACAAAACTCAACCGCTCGCATCTTCTGACGGCCAGAACATCGCTGATCCTGCCGTGCTTCGGACGCACCGATCTCGATACGCAGGCCTCTGGCCCGCAGGCGGTGACCGTCGAAGATTCGATGTCGATGGTGCATGCCTCGCGCGGTTTCCTCAACCCGCCGGGAGAGCTTGTAAGATCGGAGCCAGCCATCATCGCCGCTATTGCCAAAGCGACCGTCGGTAACCGTTACGGAATTGACTGGGATTGGCTGATTGCCGATTACGACCGCGTCCGTGACAAGATCGAAGAGGTCTTTCCCGATTTCAGGGATTTCAACAGCCGGGTCCGCATGAAGGGCGGCTTTCGCCTCGATGTCGCAGCGTCCTATCGTCGGTGGAATACGGAAAGCGGCAAGGCCAATTTCCTCGTCGCCACGGGGCTTGAGGAAGATCCGCTCATCTCCAATCCTGACGCGCTCGTCCTGACCACGATCCGCAGCCACGACCAGTACAATACGACGATCTATGGCATGGATGACCGTTATCGCGGCGTCTTCGGGCGCAGGGACATTATTTTCATGAACCGGCACGACCTTGCCGAACGTGGTCTGAAGGACGGCGATCGCATCGACATTCACGGCATCGGCGCAGAAAGCGCGGATAGACACCTCGTGCAGGGTTTTACCGCCGTCGAATACAATATCCCAAAGGGTTCGGCGGCCGGTTATTATCCGGAGATGAATGCGGTGGTGGCGCTTGGCCATTATGATCGCCTGTCCGGAACGCCCTCCTACAAGGGTGTTCCGATCACCATAAGCCCGGCGGCGACCTGA
- a CDS encoding Dps family protein, producing MDTTTAAKNRKLPLATPTDLATEASREISAALTALLADVFTLYIKTKNFHWHVSGPHFRDYHTLLDEQGAQIFAMTDDIAERARKIGGTTIRSISHIARVKRLLDNDADFVTPEDMLAELREDNKQLTAILRQTHNLTSDLNDHATTSLIENWIDETERRTWFLFETTRRAR from the coding sequence ATGGACACGACCACAGCTGCCAAAAACCGCAAGCTTCCACTCGCAACGCCGACCGATCTCGCGACTGAAGCGAGCCGCGAAATCTCCGCTGCGCTGACCGCGCTGCTGGCGGACGTCTTCACGCTCTACATCAAGACCAAGAATTTCCATTGGCATGTTTCCGGCCCGCATTTCCGCGATTATCACACGCTGCTCGACGAACAGGGCGCCCAGATCTTTGCAATGACCGACGACATCGCCGAAAGGGCGCGCAAGATCGGCGGCACGACCATCCGCTCCATCAGTCATATCGCCCGCGTCAAGCGTCTCCTCGATAACGACGCCGATTTCGTCACGCCGGAGGATATGCTGGCCGAACTGCGCGAAGACAACAAGCAACTCACCGCCATCCTGCGCCAGACGCACAACCTCACCTCCGACCTCAATGACCACGCGACTACCAGCCTGATCGAAAACTGGATCGACGAGACAGAACGCCGCACCTGGTTCCTGTTCGAAACCACCCGTCGCGCGCGCTGA
- a CDS encoding alpha/beta fold hydrolase yields the protein MTDNPVELAISRRHVLLAGAALSTAMAMPSLAFSKSIPSRNEGTFPMTESFVKNKDGVEIYFKDWGPKDAQPIVFHHGWPLSSDDWDAQMLFFVQNGYRVVAHDRRGHGRSQQVSDGHDMDHYAADASAVAEHLDLRNAVHIGHSTGGGEVARYVAKFGQPQGRVAKAVLVSAVPPLMLKTPSNPGGLPIEVFDSFRKGVAENRAQFFLDVPAGPFYGFNRPDAKIYPGVIRNWWRQGMMGSAKAHYDGVKAFSETDQTEDLKAITVPTLVLHGDDDQVVPIADSAELSVKLLKNGTLKVYKGYPHGMLTTHADVINPDLLAFVKG from the coding sequence ATGACCGACAATCCTGTCGAACTCGCAATTTCCAGACGGCATGTCCTGCTGGCCGGTGCCGCGCTTTCCACTGCGATGGCCATGCCGTCGCTTGCATTTTCAAAATCCATCCCATCCCGCAACGAAGGAACATTTCCAATGACCGAATCATTCGTAAAGAACAAGGACGGCGTCGAAATCTATTTCAAGGACTGGGGCCCGAAGGATGCCCAGCCGATCGTGTTCCATCACGGCTGGCCGCTGTCCTCCGACGACTGGGATGCGCAGATGCTGTTTTTCGTTCAGAACGGTTACCGCGTCGTGGCGCATGATCGCCGCGGCCACGGCCGTTCGCAGCAGGTGAGCGACGGCCACGACATGGATCATTATGCCGCCGACGCGTCCGCCGTTGCCGAACATCTCGATCTCAGGAATGCGGTTCATATCGGCCACTCGACCGGCGGCGGTGAAGTGGCACGTTATGTCGCGAAATTCGGCCAGCCGCAGGGCCGTGTTGCCAAGGCCGTGCTTGTCTCCGCCGTTCCGCCGCTGATGCTGAAGACGCCTTCCAATCCCGGCGGCCTGCCGATCGAAGTCTTCGACAGCTTCCGCAAGGGCGTGGCCGAGAACCGCGCGCAGTTCTTCCTCGACGTGCCGGCCGGTCCCTTCTACGGGTTCAACCGGCCGGATGCCAAAATCTACCCCGGTGTCATCCGGAACTGGTGGCGTCAGGGCATGATGGGCAGTGCCAAGGCCCATTATGATGGGGTCAAGGCCTTCTCGGAAACCGACCAGACTGAAGACCTCAAGGCGATCACGGTGCCGACGCTCGTTCTCCACGGCGATGACGACCAGGTCGTGCCGATCGCAGATTCGGCCGAATTGTCAGTCAAACTTCTGAAGAATGGCACGCTGAAGGTTTACAAGGGCTATCCGCATGGCATGCTGACGACCCATGCGGACGTCATCAACCCCGATCTGCTGGCCTTCGTGAAGGGCTGA